The Trypanosoma brucei brucei TREU927 chromosome 9, whole genome shotgun sequence genome includes a window with the following:
- a CDS encoding variant surface glycoprotein has translation MISWLARTAIFLRLTVPAMHAATNPGDNAAEFKALCAVIKLAKIQPSDLQPGTEAEKALKEIEVLNMSVADEKWQKQYGDGTEKFAWSTFESKLGDTDPKKHWKENWQNWLDTKKRLEAAKKTDEWKHTHPAPASSEARQVASKQIAALTAAATKLYQDFKTKADNLNTADREAVTSELAKALHGADKVTAEGQVTPHKTPDGVRSGTSCNAAASGQRLLTDLMCICAGQTQLTSKACTTTPLSTGWTGGFGNAATQQAELEAKCGTGYPADLTAENIENAVHGLEILVGRHSGTNNKGGYLGKDAGANCDGTDGNICADYTNYFKDAANTADAELPWAKHTRLAATALINRAKNFRAAEGLAERIETIKIQTESTFQLTQFTFPTQKAEAAEEELTTSKNKDCNNHKTNSTCTENKCKWEGTSETVGECKPKDGENKTNAAGTEGAAGATNSEAKKCSEKKKQEDCKDGCKWEGTECKDSSILENKQFALSMVSSAFVSLIF, from the coding sequence ATGATATCATGGCTAGCGAGGACCGCAATTTTTCTGAGGCTTACGGTGCCAGCGATGCATGCGGCCACAAACCCAGGTGATAACGCCGCAGAGTTCAAGGCGCTTTGCGCAGTCATAAAACTAGCGAAAATACAGCCGAGTGACCTGCAGCCTGGGACCGAAGCCGAGAAAGCTCTCAAAGAAATTGAAGTGTTAAACATGTCGGTAGCTGACGAGAAGTGGCAAAAACAATATGGCGATGGAACAGAAAAGTTTGCTTGGTCAACTTTCGAATCAAAATTAGGAGACACCGACCCCAAAAAACACTGGAAAGAGAACTGGCAAAACTGGCttgacacaaaaaaaagactggaagccgcaaaaaaaactgaCGAATGGAAACACACCCACCCTGCGCCAGCAAGCTCCGAGGCAAGGCAAGTAGCATCAAAGCAAATAGCAGCTCTAACAGCGGCAGCGACCAAACTGTACCAAGATTTCAAGACAAAAGCGGACAACCTGAACACAGCTGACAGAGAGGCAGTAACCTCGGAACTAGCCAAGGCGCTGCACGGAGCAGACAAGGTTACAGCGGAAGGCCAAGTCACACCGCACAAGACGCCCGACGGAGTACGAAGCGGCACCAGCTGCAACGCCGCAGCTAGCGGCCAGCGCCTGTTAACGGACCTCATGTGCATCTGTGCAGGACAAACACAACTGACAAGCAAAGCGTGCACCACGACACCACTCTCAACGGGGTGGACAGGCGGCTTTGGAAACGCTGCCACACAACAAGCGGAACTGGAGGCAAAGTGCGGCACAGGATATCCAGCAGATCTAACAGCGGAAAATATAGAGAACGCTGTACATGGCCTCGAAATCTTGGTCGGGCGGCATAGCGGCACCAACAACAAGGGCGGCTACCTCGGCAAAGACGCAGGCGCAAATTGCGATGGCACTGACGGCAACATCTGCGCCGACTATACCAACTACTTCAAAGATGCGGCAAACACAGCCGACGCAGAACTACCGTGGGCGAAACACACGCGACTAGCAGCAACCGCCTTGATAAACAGGGCTAAAAACTTCAGGGCGGCCGAAGGGCTAGCGGAGCGCATTGAAACGATAAAAATACAGACAGAATCCACTTTCCAACTAACGCAGTTCACATTTCCGACGCAAAAAGCGGAGGCGGCAGAAGAAGAGCTCACcacaagcaaaaataaagactGCAATAATCACAAAACAAACTCAACCtgcacagaaaataaatgcaaatgggaaggaacaaGTGAAACAGTTGgggaatgcaaacctaaagatggGGAGAATAAGACAAACGCAGCAGGGACAGAaggagctgcaggagcaaCAAACTCCGaagccaaaaagtgctctgaaaagaaaaagcaagaagacTGCAAAGATGGCTGTAAGTGGGAGGGAACAGagtgcaaagattcctctattctagaaaacaaacaatttgCCCTGAGTATGGTTTCTTCTGCATTTGTTTCCTTGATTTTCTGA